Proteins co-encoded in one Methylobacterium sp. WL1 genomic window:
- the glgX gene encoding glycogen debranching protein GlgX has translation MIAVDDGVPAPLGAHFDGRGVNFALFSEHATAVDICLFEPGERHETRTVRLPCRTDDVWHGYLRGVLPGQLYGYRVHGPWDPANGHRFNASKLVLDPYAREIRGRIRWHDALYGHRRGNESRIDRRDSAVYMPKGVVTAPEVPDLALAPLRRPLTETVVYEAHVKALTRTHPAIPEAERGTYAALAHPAIIEHLVKLGVTALELLPIQAFADDRFLVEKGLVNFWGYQPLGYFAPDPRYLGEGGLGGLKAAIRELNAAGIETWLDVVYNHTAEGDHSGPTLSFRGIDNASYYKLDPADRRRTIDCTGCGNTLDASHPRVMQLVLDSLRHWVTAYGIAGFRFDLATSLGRAPLAFTPQAAFFQAVAQDPVLARVKMVAEPWDIGEGGYQLGGYPRGWSEWNDKFRDAARGFWKGDSGTLAKLTQGLTGSREVFAPSRRSPLASVNFIASHDGYTLADTVAYEQKHNAANGEDNRDGHGHNVSCNYGVEGDTDDPAILGARARQKRNMLATVMLAQGVPMLLMGDERSRSQGGNNNAYAQDNPISWMDWTSDPDPQLTGFVANLLALRRAQPALRRRTFFTGVPATPEAPLRDVHWLAPEGTEMENHHWADDGLQVFGMQIGNDGDGDRLLLLFNAGVEPLDFRLAPVIGGPWQPAFDTGEAAGTVPPGAPSYGPDAPVPLPGRSVLVLTAAGVGAGVSSGWVPRG, from the coding sequence ATGATCGCCGTCGATGACGGGGTGCCGGCGCCGCTCGGCGCGCATTTCGATGGGCGCGGGGTCAACTTCGCCCTGTTCTCCGAGCACGCCACCGCGGTGGACATCTGCCTGTTCGAGCCGGGGGAGCGGCACGAGACCCGCACGGTCCGGCTGCCCTGCCGCACCGACGACGTCTGGCACGGCTACCTGCGCGGGGTGCTGCCGGGCCAGCTCTACGGCTACCGGGTGCACGGCCCCTGGGATCCGGCCAACGGCCACCGGTTCAACGCCTCGAAGCTGGTGCTCGACCCCTATGCCAGGGAGATCCGGGGCCGGATCCGCTGGCACGACGCGCTCTACGGCCACCGCCGGGGAAACGAGAGCCGGATCGACCGGCGGGACAGCGCGGTCTACATGCCCAAGGGGGTGGTCACGGCCCCGGAGGTGCCCGACCTCGCCCTCGCCCCGCTGCGCCGGCCGCTCACCGAGACCGTGGTGTACGAGGCGCACGTCAAGGCGCTGACCCGCACCCATCCCGCCATCCCGGAAGCGGAGCGCGGCACCTACGCGGCGCTCGCCCATCCGGCGATCATCGAGCACCTGGTCAAGCTCGGGGTCACCGCCCTGGAGCTGCTGCCGATCCAGGCCTTCGCGGACGACCGCTTTCTGGTCGAGAAGGGGCTCGTCAATTTCTGGGGCTATCAGCCCCTGGGCTACTTCGCCCCGGATCCGCGCTACCTCGGGGAGGGCGGGCTCGGCGGCCTCAAGGCGGCGATCCGCGAGCTGAACGCCGCCGGGATCGAGACCTGGCTCGACGTCGTCTACAACCACACCGCCGAGGGCGACCACAGCGGCCCGACCCTGTCGTTCCGCGGCATCGACAATGCCAGCTACTACAAGCTCGACCCCGCGGACCGGCGCCGGACGATCGATTGCACCGGCTGCGGCAACACCCTCGATGCGAGCCACCCGCGGGTGATGCAGCTGGTGCTCGATTCCCTGCGCCACTGGGTCACCGCCTACGGCATCGCCGGCTTCCGGTTCGACCTCGCCACCAGCCTCGGGCGCGCGCCGCTCGCCTTCACCCCGCAGGCGGCGTTCTTCCAGGCGGTGGCGCAGGATCCGGTGCTCGCCAGGGTCAAGATGGTGGCCGAGCCCTGGGACATCGGGGAGGGCGGCTACCAGCTCGGCGGCTACCCGCGCGGCTGGAGCGAGTGGAACGACAAGTTCCGCGACGCGGCCCGGGGCTTCTGGAAGGGCGATTCCGGCACCCTGGCGAAATTGACCCAGGGGCTGACCGGCTCGCGCGAGGTGTTCGCCCCGTCCCGGCGCTCGCCGCTGGCCAGCGTCAACTTCATCGCCAGCCACGACGGCTACACCCTGGCCGACACGGTGGCCTACGAGCAGAAGCACAACGCGGCCAACGGCGAGGACAACCGCGACGGCCACGGCCACAACGTCAGCTGCAATTACGGCGTCGAGGGCGACACCGACGACCCGGCGATCCTGGGCGCCCGCGCCCGCCAGAAGCGCAACATGCTGGCCACCGTGATGCTGGCCCAGGGCGTACCGATGCTGCTGATGGGCGACGAGCGCTCCCGCAGCCAGGGCGGCAACAACAACGCCTACGCCCAGGACAACCCGATCAGCTGGATGGACTGGACCAGCGACCCGGACCCGCAGCTCACCGGCTTCGTGGCGAACCTCCTGGCCCTGCGCCGGGCCCAGCCGGCCCTGCGGCGGCGGACCTTCTTCACCGGCGTCCCGGCCACCCCCGAGGCGCCCCTCCGGGACGTGCACTGGCTCGCCCCCGAGGGCACCGAGATGGAGAACCACCACTGGGCTGACGACGGCCTGCAGGTGTTCGGCATGCAGATCGGCAACGACGGGGACGGCGACCGCCTGCTGCTGCTGTTCAACGCCGGGGTGGAGCCCCTCGACTTCCGCCTCGCCCCGGTGATCGGCGGCCCCTGGCAGCCGGCCTTCGACACCGGCGAGGCAGCCGGCACGGTCCCGCCGGGCGCCCCGTCCTACGGGCCGGACGCGCCGGTGCCGCTGCCGGGCCGCTCGGTGCTGGTGCTCACCGCGGCGGGCGTGGGGGCGGGGGTGTCGAGCGGTTGGGTGCCGAGGGGTTGA